The sequence AATAATAACTTCTTTGTCCTTTTCTTCTATGAATATTATAGTATACATGTTACAACACCATTTTTTCAATTGGACAAACCAAAATCCCTTCTGCTCCAGCCAACTTTAATTCGTCTATAACCTCCCAAAAAGTGTCCTTCTTAATTACGGTATGTACTGAACTCCAACCTTCTTCAGCCAATGGCAAAACCGTTGGACTTCGCATTCCAGGTAATAAAGCAACAATCTTATCTAGTTTATCATTGGGCGCATTTAACAATACATACTTGTTTTGCCTTCCTTGCAATACTGATTTAATCCTAAATCGAAGCTTTTCTAAAATCTCTTTCCGTTCTTCAGAAATCTTTGGCGATACAGCCAATACTGCTTCGCTTTTTAAAATTACTTCAACTTCTTTCAAATTGTTTTTAAAGAGGGTGCTTCCACTGGAAACAATATCGCAAATACCATCCGCTAAACCAATATTGGGTGCTATCTCAACCGACCCATTGATAATATGCAGATCAGCGGTCACTCCTTTTGACTTTAAATAATCATTGACCGTATTTGGGTAGGAAGTAGCAATACGTTTACCTTCTAAATCCTGAACGGAATTATATGTTACAGCTTTAGGTACGGCCAAACAGACTCTGCATTTTGAAAAATTTAGTTTTTCAGCTATGGTAATGTCCGCTCCTTTTTCTACCAAAACGTTTTCTCCTAGGATAGCAATATCAACTACACCATCTCGCAGATATTGAGGAATATCACCATTTCTAAGATATAACACCTCTAAAGGAAAGTTGCGTGCCGTAGCCTTTAGTTGATCCTTACCATTATCTATGGAAATTCCGCAATCTTTTAAAAGCTTTAAGGAATCTTCGTTTAAACGTCCACTTTTTTGAACAGCAATTCTAATTTTAGTCATTACTTTAAATTTTGTTCGGAAACCAAACAGGCACAAAAACAAAACCCGTTTGATTTCTCAAACGGGTTAGAATATATTTTAAAAACAACAATACATTTCTATCTCGCCTGAGTGCAAGTATAAAAATGGTGATGATGTGTGTTTTTATTTCTCATTTCGATTTCAAAAGTAGAATATATTTTTATATCAAAAAAGAGTTATTTAGTTATTTCCTAAAATCAATGGTAAACCAGAGTCACCACTACCAACAATAACAACTTTTGAATTTGGAGATTTTGAAAGCTCTAAAGTAGCATCTATTCCTTTGTCCTGAAGTATTTTATCCGTTAGGGAGGCACTTAAAATACGGTTGGCGTCTGCCTTTCCTTGGGCTTCAATACGAACCTTTTCCGCTTCCTTGGAAGCTGTTACCAATCTAAATTCATATTCCAAAGATTCTTGTTCTTGCTTTAGCTTACGTTCTATAGCTTCTTTAATCGTAGGTGGCAACGTAACATCCCTTACAAGGACTTCATTTAATTGAATGTATTGCCCATCCACAATTTTCTTGGTTTCCTCAAAAATTTCTTGCTGAATAGCATCTCTTTTACTAGAATACAATTGCTCTGGAGTATAACGCCCAACAACACTTCTTGCCGCGGAACGAATGGTAGGAAGCAGTACACGCTCCACATAAGACTCGCCTTTTTCTTGGTGCAACTTCCCTAAATCTTCATATTTTGGTTGAAACCATGCAGAAGCATCCAGTTTTATTTCCAATCCATTAGAAGAAAGAACCTGCATTTTTTCAAATACCTCTTGTTGCCTTACTTCATAAACATAAACCCTGTTCCAAGGGGCAACCAAGTGAAAACCTTCTCCTAAAGCTGGTTGATCAGTTACTACACCGCCACCAAAAGTTTTATAAAGCACACCTGCTTCACCAGAACCAATGGTAATGGCTGATTTAGAAACTAAAATAACTACAAAAATTATGATTGCTATTACTGGTAATGCAATCTTTGGTAATCTATCCATGAATTTTATTTTATATTAATCCGTTAAATTTTCTGATAAACCACTCCAATGAGAGGGTCAAAACAATTATTCCGAGTAAGACTCGAAAATCGATTAAAGATACGACATTTTGCTTGCTCTTTTGTATTGGCACATACTGTTCGGCACTAGATAGATTCTTTATCAACAAATCTATATCAGTGGGAAAGTAAATATCTCCGTTTGTCTTATCCGCTAACTTTTCAAGCTTGCCATAATTTGAAGATATGCTTTGTTTTTCAGGATCAAAATCTAAGATTTTAAAAGCCCCCGAGCGTTTTTGATTTTCTCCCTCCACAGTAACTGTAAAATCATATTCGCCAGCATCCAAATCACTCAGATCAATTTCAAAAAAGGAACCTTTTAACAACATTGGAGCTTCTCTAGAAAAGTCATTTTGTTTTCCATCAATTTTTATACTGATATTGGAATTTGAATCAAAATTATAGCTTTCGTCAAAATAGGAGGCCCTAACCTTAGCAATACTGGAATCCTCAAATACTAGGTCAAAGTCCAATTCCAGTCTACTCTTTTGATTATCACTGGCCAAGTAAACCATCAGCTTGCCAATAAAGTCATCAAACTCCTTGAAGCTTTTGCTATTTCTATAAACTTGAGCCCGCCATTTCCAAATATTCTCTCCGAACAGGACTGCTTCTTTTTGCAGGTTCTCAGCAATAATGGTAAACAAGGGCTTGTCTAAATCTACTCCCCTAATCTGTTGAAATAGAATTGTCTCTCCATTTTTCTTGAGATCTATATCCCCTAAATTATTTTGCAAAGGTGGAAAGTCAACAACGTTGAAATCTCCAAGTCCAAAAATGGAAAAGGCATTGTTAAGGACTGGTATTATTTCTTCATTCTGATTAAAATTTTCTTTAAAGAAGCTTTGTTGCACTTGATTTAAAAAACCCCAATCTGTTTTCGTTCCTGTAATGGTAAAAGTATTCGCTCTTACTTTTGAAAGATACTCATATACACTTCTAAACCTACGATCAGGCTGGTACAGTATAAAAATATCTGTATCCTTAAACCTATCAACTGAAACTGTAGGCTTTAAAATAGTAACAGAACGCTGTTCGTTTGCTTCAATTGATTTTTTTATTGCTCCTATATCGGGATGTAGAATATCTGAGATAATGGCAACGTTGGTTTTCTCGTCAATGACTTCAATAGCCGATT is a genomic window of Flagellimonas sp. CMM7 containing:
- the hisG gene encoding ATP phosphoribosyltransferase, with product MTKIRIAVQKSGRLNEDSLKLLKDCGISIDNGKDQLKATARNFPLEVLYLRNGDIPQYLRDGVVDIAILGENVLVEKGADITIAEKLNFSKCRVCLAVPKAVTYNSVQDLEGKRIATSYPNTVNDYLKSKGVTADLHIINGSVEIAPNIGLADGICDIVSSGSTLFKNNLKEVEVILKSEAVLAVSPKISEERKEILEKLRFRIKSVLQGRQNKYVLLNAPNDKLDKIVALLPGMRSPTVLPLAEEGWSSVHTVIKKDTFWEVIDELKLAGAEGILVCPIEKMVL
- a CDS encoding prohibitin family protein; the encoded protein is MDRLPKIALPVIAIIIFVVILVSKSAITIGSGEAGVLYKTFGGGVVTDQPALGEGFHLVAPWNRVYVYEVRQQEVFEKMQVLSSNGLEIKLDASAWFQPKYEDLGKLHQEKGESYVERVLLPTIRSAARSVVGRYTPEQLYSSKRDAIQQEIFEETKKIVDGQYIQLNEVLVRDVTLPPTIKEAIERKLKQEQESLEYEFRLVTASKEAEKVRIEAQGKADANRILSASLTDKILQDKGIDATLELSKSPNSKVVIVGSGDSGLPLILGNN
- a CDS encoding VWA domain-containing protein, giving the protein MEIRTVLLIILAAIVALATVFFQYLYKNPRKGNLKITLAGLRFLSLFCALLLLINPKFTRHDYFLEKANLIVLVDDSSSMKDASEENSVESQVQKVLENEDLKERFSIQQYTFGTAIQQTDSLRLDKKNTDISNALSTVDEIFVNGTNSVLLFTDGNQTLGKDYEYINLAADLSVNPVVIGDTTSYEDVSIGRLNVNTYAFLKNKFPVEATILYKGSRSVSRTVTISLDGKSVYRENVELSKNRSSQTINTLLVAESVGVKSIKIDVQPLENEKNIANNSKESAIEVIDEKTNVAIISDILHPDIGAIKKSIEANEQRSVTILKPTVSVDRFKDTDIFILYQPDRRFRSVYEYLSKVRANTFTITGTKTDWGFLNQVQQSFFKENFNQNEEIIPVLNNAFSIFGLGDFNVVDFPPLQNNLGDIDLKKNGETILFQQIRGVDLDKPLFTIIAENLQKEAVLFGENIWKWRAQVYRNSKSFKEFDDFIGKLMVYLASDNQKSRLELDFDLVFEDSSIAKVRASYFDESYNFDSNSNISIKIDGKQNDFSREAPMLLKGSFFEIDLSDLDAGEYDFTVTVEGENQKRSGAFKILDFDPEKQSISSNYGKLEKLADKTNGDIYFPTDIDLLIKNLSSAEQYVPIQKSKQNVVSLIDFRVLLGIIVLTLSLEWFIRKFNGLI